A genomic region of Chloracidobacterium sp. contains the following coding sequences:
- a CDS encoding MerC family mercury resistance protein — MATNILDKVGSIGAVVAGAAVPCCFPFLSLIGSILGLTFLAPYEKYILYAMQVLVVVALAGTVIAYRGHKKVLPLILGVLSTAAVLYALNTNMNVKILYSGLAGLLIVAIWNSIEAKRCADACKVNEQN, encoded by the coding sequence ATGGCAACAAATATTCTTGACAAGGTCGGTTCAATTGGCGCGGTGGTCGCGGGCGCTGCGGTTCCGTGTTGCTTTCCGTTCCTGAGCCTTATCGGGTCGATCCTCGGGCTGACATTTCTTGCACCATACGAGAAATATATTCTTTACGCGATGCAAGTCCTTGTTGTTGTCGCGCTCGCCGGAACGGTCATCGCATACCGCGGGCATAAGAAAGTTCTGCCCCTCATTCTAGGTGTTTTATCAACCGCTGCGGTGCTCTACGCTCTGAACACCAACATGAACGTCAAGATTCTTTACTCCGGACTCGCGGGCCTTCTGATTGTCGCTATATGGAATTCCATCGAGGCCAAACGCTGTGCCGACGCTTGCAAAGTCAATGAACAAAACTAA
- a CDS encoding ImmA/IrrE family metallo-endopeptidase produces MTSFEGLLICRKDRSKGAIAVSTAIQEEGRRLFTVCHEVGHYVLPGHGASECRSNEIESWGGRSSQKEIDANRFASELLLPTRILYPIVVKKKATIALAKSVSKDFNTSLTAAAYKIVCLTEEACVLVWSADCRVTWFKRNDNFWGFLESGALDEQSLAFKLMKSGEREAEGRVFAECWLQGDGLSGKNKLWEDSIFLPSYNAVLTILTADN; encoded by the coding sequence ATGACATCGTTCGAAGGGCTGCTGATTTGTCGTAAGGATCGCTCGAAAGGCGCAATTGCGGTGAGTACGGCGATTCAGGAGGAAGGGCGAAGGCTATTCACGGTGTGTCACGAAGTAGGGCATTACGTTCTTCCAGGGCACGGTGCGTCTGAATGCCGCTCAAATGAAATTGAATCTTGGGGTGGACGATCCTCACAAAAAGAAATTGATGCAAATCGGTTCGCCTCTGAATTGCTTCTTCCCACGCGCATCCTCTATCCGATTGTTGTCAAGAAGAAAGCAACCATCGCTCTAGCGAAGTCGGTCAGCAAGGATTTCAACACATCACTTACAGCCGCAGCCTACAAAATCGTATGTTTGACGGAAGAAGCGTGTGTTCTGGTGTGGAGCGCTGATTGTAGGGTCACATGGTTTAAGAGGAACGACAACTTCTGGGGGTTTCTGGAGTCGGGAGCTCTGGACGAGCAGTCACTCGCGTTTAAACTGATGAAATCCGGCGAGCGAGAAGCGGAAGGCAGGGTGTTTGCTGAGTGCTGGCTTCAGGGCGATGGGCTTTCAGGAAAGAATAAGCTCTGGGAGGATTCAATTTTTCTGCCCAGCTACAACGCGGTATTGACAATTCTTACAGCTGACAACTAG
- a CDS encoding site-specific integrase: protein MTTQQKKRKRSAPKYWIQIKGRLYARFQYKNERGKYQVKYKPISDKRTARSVVEGMRRELLVHGEELFNSEKLTIEQLMDMYEKSELTEATFQSGVKVKGRRSIPPVLSATKPLRQYFGNKRIRLIKPSDIKNYKDSRLNTPVEIEVNQKIKVIDKKTGRPKTEIRKVIRTRQRRIATVNRELELLRTILNFAIQNEWLIKNPFVLAKGVISKAAEAQRDRILSFEEEQRLLEVCVGRKAHLRSLLICALDTAMRRGEILKMRWQDIDFAKREIYIPQTNTKTEVARVVGITVRLRKELEILWGASSKDPTTTVFGIVNTVKNAFKSACEEASIEDFRFHDCRHTATTRMIASGTPHTEVMKVTGHSQLKTFLRYLNITPETTNKVASNLDGYLAKNQPTGDSISEAIN, encoded by the coding sequence GTGACAACGCAACAGAAAAAACGAAAACGATCGGCTCCAAAATATTGGATTCAGATAAAGGGCCGCTTATACGCCAGATTCCAGTATAAGAATGAGCGGGGCAAATATCAGGTCAAGTACAAACCAATCTCTGATAAACGAACAGCACGAAGTGTTGTCGAGGGTATGAGGCGGGAACTGCTTGTACACGGGGAAGAGTTATTCAATAGCGAAAAACTCACTATCGAACAGTTGATGGACATGTATGAAAAGAGCGAGCTCACAGAAGCAACCTTTCAATCTGGAGTAAAAGTTAAAGGGAGAAGATCGATTCCTCCGGTTCTTTCAGCGACCAAACCCTTACGTCAATATTTTGGTAATAAACGGATTCGTTTGATCAAACCCAGCGATATAAAGAACTATAAAGACAGTCGCCTAAACACACCGGTCGAGATAGAGGTAAATCAAAAAATAAAGGTTATCGATAAGAAAACTGGCAGGCCAAAGACAGAGATTAGAAAAGTGATCCGCACGCGTCAACGAAGGATCGCGACGGTCAATCGCGAACTTGAACTACTTAGAACAATTCTTAACTTCGCGATTCAGAATGAGTGGTTGATCAAAAATCCTTTCGTATTGGCAAAGGGAGTAATTTCCAAGGCAGCCGAAGCTCAGCGCGATCGTATCCTTTCGTTTGAGGAGGAACAAAGACTTTTGGAGGTTTGTGTTGGCAGAAAAGCTCATTTACGGTCACTTTTAATCTGTGCCCTGGATACGGCGATGCGGCGAGGAGAGATATTAAAGATGCGTTGGCAAGATATTGATTTTGCAAAAAGGGAAATATATATACCGCAAACAAATACGAAAACGGAGGTTGCAAGAGTGGTTGGAATCACCGTGCGGCTGAGAAAAGAATTAGAAATTTTATGGGGCGCCTCCTCAAAGGATCCAACTACTACTGTCTTTGGAATTGTCAATACCGTGAAAAATGCATTTAAGTCCGCATGTGAAGAGGCATCTATTGAAGACTTTAGGTTTCATGATTGCAGACATACTGCGACGACAAGAATGATCGCGTCCGGTACTCCACATACCGAGGTAATGAAGGTCACTGGACATTCTCAATTAAAAACTTTTTTACGCTACCTAAACATTACGCCGGAAACAACTAACAAAGTTGCTTCAAATCTCGATGGCTATCTTGCGAAGAATCAACCTACTGGTGATTCGATATCTGAAGCGATAAATTGA
- a CDS encoding transglutaminase family protein, whose product MEQYLRKTEILDFDSKAILQLVDKRGWRTLSQKEKIAALYVFVQNDIPFGYNSSDNIKASNVLADGFGQCNTKNTLFMALLRAVGVPCRLHGFRIHKKLQKGLINGLAYLIAPAEILHSWVEVFFDEKWYRLEGLILDDRYLKGLKSKFREKKGPFCGFGVDVKNFDNLETNWDECDTFIQNEGIVRDYGVFDSPDEFYGLHGTNLSGIKKFLYQNWVSKIMNDNVKKVRLLDQFISTSVGEGRAILTAGSSGPMEGKK is encoded by the coding sequence ATGGAACAGTACCTAAGAAAAACAGAAATCCTTGACTTTGACAGCAAAGCCATATTGCAGCTTGTAGATAAGAGAGGCTGGCGGACGCTTAGCCAGAAAGAGAAGATTGCGGCCCTATACGTTTTTGTTCAAAACGACATTCCATTCGGATACAATTCGTCCGACAATATCAAGGCCTCCAACGTGCTAGCAGACGGCTTCGGTCAATGCAATACGAAAAACACTCTTTTTATGGCGCTCCTCAGGGCGGTTGGAGTTCCTTGTAGACTGCACGGATTTAGGATTCACAAGAAACTGCAAAAAGGGTTGATAAATGGGCTCGCTTATCTGATCGCCCCGGCAGAGATCCTGCACAGTTGGGTCGAAGTTTTTTTCGACGAAAAGTGGTATCGCTTGGAGGGTCTCATACTTGATGATCGTTATCTTAAGGGCTTAAAGTCAAAATTCAGAGAAAAAAAAGGGCCATTCTGCGGGTTCGGTGTCGACGTGAAAAACTTTGACAACCTCGAAACAAATTGGGACGAATGCGATACCTTCATTCAAAATGAAGGGATTGTTCGGGATTACGGTGTTTTCGATTCGCCGGATGAGTTTTATGGTCTTCACGGAACTAATCTTAGTGGCATTAAGAAATTCCTTTATCAGAATTGGGTCTCTAAGATAATGAATGACAATGTTAAGAAAGTCAGGCTTTTAGATCAGTTTATAAGCACATCTGTGGGTGAAGGCCGAGCAATTTTGACGGCAGGATCAAGCGGGCCTATGGAGGGTAAGAAGTGA
- a CDS encoding thioredoxin domain-containing protein has product MKKPLLILVAIALVVIVAAYVGSRYYYTSVEKVRIPANDANAGATPAAPLVRPENWKLGPADAKITLVEFFDPECESCAEFHPILKKILKDYEGKIRLVSRYMPLHPNSMTAATFLEVAGEQGKYWQAQEMLFEKQAEWGTKHGAPPDATEPSINQIFDKYAKELGIDVNAARQAVNERRFDAKIQQDKKDGQDLGARRTPTFFVNGRMSARFGEAPLRALIDEELQK; this is encoded by the coding sequence ATGAAAAAACCACTGCTTATCCTTGTTGCCATCGCGCTTGTTGTCATCGTTGCCGCATATGTCGGCTCAAGATACTACTATACCTCCGTCGAGAAGGTGCGAATACCGGCAAATGACGCAAATGCGGGAGCCACCCCGGCGGCACCGCTTGTGCGTCCCGAGAACTGGAAACTCGGCCCTGCGGACGCCAAGATCACTCTGGTCGAGTTCTTCGACCCAGAGTGTGAATCCTGCGCTGAGTTTCATCCTATACTCAAGAAGATACTCAAAGACTACGAGGGCAAGATCAGACTCGTCTCGAGATATATGCCGCTCCACCCGAACTCAATGACTGCAGCCACTTTTCTTGAGGTTGCTGGCGAACAGGGCAAGTACTGGCAGGCGCAGGAGATGCTTTTTGAAAAGCAGGCAGAATGGGGCACAAAACACGGAGCGCCTCCCGACGCGACGGAGCCAAGCATCAACCAGATATTCGACAAGTACGCCAAGGAGTTGGGCATTGACGTGAACGCCGCTCGGCAGGCGGTGAACGAACGACGTTTCGACGCAAAGATCCAACAGGACAAAAAGGACGGCCAAGACCTCGGAGCGCGGCGGACGCCCACTTTTTTTGTTAATGGACGAATGTCGGCTCGCTTTGGCGAGGCGCCGTTGAGAGCGTTGATAGACGAAGAGCTACAGAAATGA
- a CDS encoding P-II family nitrogen regulator translates to MKLIVAVVRPFVIDRLIVAFEDMEHFPGVTIIDTEGYGQRVKTAEDAINPFKPNKRIEIVAEEEMVNPIIASIKEHAHTGRKGDGFVVVLNIEDSTLI, encoded by the coding sequence ATGAAACTGATAGTTGCCGTCGTGCGGCCGTTCGTGATTGACAGGCTAATCGTGGCGTTTGAGGACATGGAACACTTTCCCGGCGTGACCATCATCGACACCGAAGGCTATGGCCAGCGTGTCAAAACGGCGGAAGATGCTATTAACCCGTTCAAGCCAAACAAGCGGATCGAGATCGTAGCAGAGGAAGAAATGGTTAATCCGATCATTGCGTCGATTAAGGAACACGCCCACACTGGCCGAAAAGGCGACGGCTTTGTTGTCGTTTTGAATATTGAGGATTCGACTTTAATTTGA
- a CDS encoding heavy metal-responsive transcriptional regulator, protein MQGEFRIGEVAMRSGVSIDTVRYYERRELLPLAPRTANGYRIFTPDTVDRVLFIKQAQDLGFTLDEIGTLLTTNGMSDCLRVHDLLDAKLKELDARMKAMREFRDKLQHYVAECEEELKKHPDSVDCPVVIEIAHAERN, encoded by the coding sequence ATGCAAGGTGAGTTTCGCATTGGTGAGGTTGCAATGCGTTCTGGTGTCAGTATTGACACGGTGCGTTATTACGAACGTCGCGAGCTATTGCCCCTCGCTCCTCGAACGGCGAACGGTTATCGAATTTTCACACCGGACACCGTTGACCGTGTTCTTTTTATCAAGCAGGCGCAGGATCTGGGTTTTACGCTTGACGAGATCGGCACGCTTTTGACGACAAACGGCATGAGCGATTGTTTGCGTGTTCACGACTTACTCGATGCAAAACTCAAGGAACTCGACGCTCGAATGAAGGCAATGCGCGAATTTAGAGATAAGCTGCAACATTACGTCGCCGAATGTGAAGAGGAACTGAAAAAGCATCCCGATTCCGTTGATTGTCCGGTCGTGATTGAGATCGCGCACGCGGAACGAAACTAA
- a CDS encoding cation-translocating P-type ATPase, with protein sequence MWQDKKFRWMIFSVAIVAVFEIFSLTKVDVFKYAVGESFSGPVAAVFFASIILAIGWRTLWNGLKALTKLNFKSINLLMTIAVLGAFYLGEYPEAAVVVVLFTLGETLEKFGIATSKSALQALVDRAPKMASIKTADGQVSDVPLIEISIGDILVLKPSDMIPMDAEVVFGSSSVDESTITGEPLPKDKHEGDLVFAGTLNLQGYLEAKVTKLAKDSTLAKIIETTFAATKTKAETQKFIETFAGYYTPSIIFIAVLLVMIPSLLLGQPFNPWFEQAITILVIACPCALVISTPISIYASIGNASSRGALIKGGKYIEEIGQVKAIAMDKTRTLTYGRPKVTDIIPFGNNTREHLLACAAGIEAYSEHPLAQAIVDAATSEKLEIHGVENFRAVMGKGAQADCVVCYDKHHCIGKLPFISEEHSVQDEVVARVDALQLEGKTSIVVSSHGGIEGVIALTDELKPESRQTVTDLRELGIETVMLTGDNRAPAEAVAKMVGITNIRAEMLPDHKADAIKELLQKYGATAMVGDGVNDAPALALSNVGIAMGAAGSDTAIEASSIAILNDRLELIPFLVRLGRRTIATIRLNTSAAVLTKLLFVILAVLGLSSLALAIFADVGVTVLVILNSLRLLKFEGEAID encoded by the coding sequence ATTTGGCAGGATAAAAAGTTTCGCTGGATGATATTCAGCGTAGCGATCGTTGCGGTCTTTGAGATCTTTTCGTTGACGAAGGTCGATGTTTTCAAATATGCCGTAGGCGAGAGCTTTTCCGGCCCGGTTGCGGCGGTGTTTTTTGCGTCGATCATCCTCGCGATCGGTTGGCGGACGCTCTGGAACGGCCTTAAAGCACTCACCAAGCTTAATTTTAAGAGCATCAATCTGCTGATGACGATTGCTGTCCTCGGGGCCTTTTATCTCGGCGAATACCCGGAAGCGGCAGTGGTCGTGGTGCTTTTCACGTTAGGCGAGACACTCGAGAAATTCGGAATTGCGACGAGCAAATCGGCCCTTCAGGCTCTGGTTGACCGCGCACCGAAAATGGCCTCGATCAAAACTGCGGACGGGCAAGTCAGCGACGTTCCGCTTATAGAGATTAGCATCGGCGACATTCTGGTCTTAAAACCGTCTGACATGATCCCCATGGACGCCGAAGTCGTCTTCGGCTCGTCGTCGGTTGACGAATCAACGATCACGGGCGAGCCGCTTCCCAAGGACAAACACGAGGGCGACCTTGTCTTTGCGGGAACGCTGAACCTGCAAGGTTATCTGGAGGCAAAGGTCACAAAGCTCGCAAAGGATTCGACCCTTGCCAAGATCATTGAAACAACATTTGCCGCAACTAAGACAAAGGCCGAAACACAGAAATTTATCGAAACCTTCGCCGGTTACTACACGCCTTCCATAATTTTTATCGCCGTTCTGCTAGTCATGATCCCAAGTTTGCTGTTGGGACAGCCGTTTAATCCGTGGTTCGAACAAGCGATAACAATTCTGGTCATCGCCTGCCCGTGCGCTCTTGTGATCAGCACCCCGATCTCGATCTACGCCAGCATTGGGAACGCATCGTCCCGCGGGGCATTGATCAAAGGCGGGAAATACATCGAAGAGATCGGCCAGGTCAAAGCCATTGCGATGGATAAAACCAGGACGCTGACCTATGGCCGGCCGAAAGTGACCGACATTATTCCATTTGGCAACAATACCCGCGAGCATTTGCTTGCGTGTGCGGCCGGCATTGAGGCCTACTCAGAACACCCGTTGGCACAGGCTATCGTGGACGCTGCTACGTCCGAGAAACTTGAGATCCATGGCGTGGAGAACTTTCGGGCCGTTATGGGGAAAGGTGCTCAGGCGGACTGTGTCGTCTGTTATGACAAGCACCACTGTATCGGGAAACTCCCTTTTATATCCGAAGAACACTCCGTGCAGGATGAAGTTGTCGCTAGAGTAGATGCTCTTCAATTGGAGGGGAAGACATCTATCGTCGTAAGTAGTCATGGTGGAATCGAGGGGGTGATCGCTCTCACGGACGAACTGAAGCCGGAAAGCCGGCAAACGGTTACCGATCTACGGGAGTTAGGCATCGAAACGGTAATGCTGACCGGTGATAACAGAGCCCCGGCCGAGGCGGTCGCGAAGATGGTAGGCATCACTAATATTCGCGCTGAGATGCTTCCCGATCACAAAGCCGACGCTATTAAAGAACTGCTGCAGAAATACGGAGCGACCGCTATGGTCGGCGATGGCGTCAATGACGCTCCCGCGCTCGCTCTCTCAAATGTCGGGATCGCTATGGGAGCGGCCGGCAGCGACACAGCCATCGAGGCTTCGTCGATCGCGATCCTCAATGATCGTCTAGAGCTGATTCCTTTTCTGGTGCGTCTTGGACGCAGGACGATCGCAACGATTCGCCTCAACACGTCGGCGGCCGTGTTGACCAAATTGCTTTTTGTCATACTGGCCGTGCTGGGTCTGAGTAGCCTTGCTCTCGCTATCTTCGCGGACGTCGGCGTGACCGTGTTGGTCATACTGAATAGTCTTCGGCTGCTAAAGTTTGAAGGGGAGGCTATTGATTAA
- the had gene encoding 6-hydroxycyclohex-1-ene-1-carbonyl-CoA dehydrogenase, whose translation MERREFAIDSVAPDHVVVKVAGCGLCHTDIGFITGAVKTKHELPLVVGHEISGKVIAAGEQYASLLEKNVIVPAVLPCGQCELCKAGRDNICQRQLMPGNDFHGGFASHVSVPGQFLAQLPDDLGDLDLAQLSVIADAITTPYQSLIRSGLKKGDLAIVIGVGGIGLYLVQHARNAGAKVISLDIDAVKVGSALEHGSDFGICTLNMDERDIKTQIRDLVKENDLPKNQWRIFETSGFAAGQITAFSLLSYAGTLGIVGFTMEKVNLRLSNIMAFDADVFGNWGCRPVYYADVINDVLARKINVVNNVQQFPLSDINRVVTEALEHRLTKRAILVPDPQRH comes from the coding sequence TTGGAGAGGCGCGAGTTCGCTATTGATTCTGTCGCGCCGGATCATGTGGTTGTAAAGGTTGCGGGCTGCGGCCTCTGTCATACTGACATCGGATTCATCACTGGAGCGGTCAAGACAAAGCACGAACTTCCGTTGGTAGTTGGCCATGAGATCAGCGGTAAAGTCATCGCTGCCGGCGAGCAATATGCATCGCTTTTGGAGAAGAATGTCATAGTTCCCGCGGTACTGCCTTGTGGCCAATGTGAGCTTTGCAAGGCCGGGCGCGACAACATTTGCCAACGGCAACTTATGCCGGGTAATGACTTTCACGGCGGGTTTGCCAGTCACGTCTCAGTTCCCGGACAATTCCTCGCACAACTTCCAGATGACTTGGGCGATCTTGATCTGGCTCAGCTTTCAGTCATTGCCGACGCGATCACAACACCGTATCAGTCATTAATCCGCAGTGGATTAAAGAAGGGAGATCTGGCAATTGTCATAGGGGTTGGCGGCATCGGGCTCTACTTGGTGCAGCACGCGAGAAATGCCGGGGCTAAGGTCATCTCGCTGGATATTGATGCAGTGAAGGTGGGTAGTGCATTAGAACACGGATCCGATTTTGGTATTTGTACACTGAACATGGATGAGCGTGATATCAAGACGCAAATACGGGATCTGGTCAAGGAGAACGATCTTCCGAAGAATCAATGGAGGATTTTCGAGACTAGCGGGTTCGCAGCAGGTCAAATCACCGCATTTTCGCTATTGAGTTACGCGGGAACGCTCGGCATCGTTGGATTTACGATGGAAAAGGTGAATCTCCGGCTGAGCAATATTATGGCGTTTGATGCTGACGTCTTCGGAAACTGGGGGTGTCGACCTGTCTATTATGCAGATGTAATTAACGACGTTCTCGCTCGAAAGATCAACGTGGTAAACAACGTTCAGCAGTTTCCACTATCGGATATCAATCGTGTGGTTACGGAGGCATTGGAACACCGACTTACGAAGCGAGCTATCTTGGTTCCTGATCCACAGCGGCATTAG
- a CDS encoding cation transporter has protein sequence MGHGHTHEISASGKNKKPLIIVLGLTTLYMLAEVVGGLMTNSLALLADAGHMLTDVGGLGLALLAIWFAERPATPEKTYGYYRIEILAALTNAVVLVGISMFILYEAYDRFRSPPEVQSGTMLVIAGVGLVINVAGVFILRSGSKESLNLKGAYFEVLSDMLTSVGVIIAGVIMITTGWYYADPLISAGIGLFIFPRTWALLKDAVAVLLEGTPSDVNITSVRENLAKIEGVAEIHDLHVWSLTSGVNALSVHAVLAAEAEHDEVLTRVHDCCTHEFKIAHVTAQTEREGFACHETHL, from the coding sequence ATGGGCCACGGACATACACACGAGATTTCAGCGTCGGGCAAAAACAAAAAGCCTTTGATAATTGTCTTAGGCTTGACGACGCTTTATATGCTAGCCGAGGTCGTTGGCGGACTAATGACAAACAGTCTCGCGTTACTTGCGGATGCCGGACACATGCTCACTGACGTCGGCGGATTGGGACTTGCCTTACTCGCGATATGGTTTGCCGAGCGACCCGCAACGCCGGAAAAAACCTACGGCTATTACCGCATCGAAATCCTCGCCGCGCTTACAAATGCAGTCGTGCTTGTCGGCATCTCGATGTTTATTCTCTACGAAGCTTACGACCGCTTTCGTAGTCCGCCCGAAGTTCAAAGCGGAACGATGCTTGTGATCGCCGGAGTCGGCCTTGTGATAAATGTCGCCGGTGTTTTTATTCTACGTTCCGGCTCGAAAGAAAGCCTCAATCTAAAAGGCGCGTATTTCGAGGTTTTATCAGACATGCTTACGTCCGTTGGAGTCATTATCGCGGGCGTCATTATGATTACGACGGGTTGGTATTATGCTGACCCGCTGATTTCGGCGGGCATAGGTTTATTCATTTTCCCTCGGACATGGGCTTTGCTCAAAGATGCAGTTGCCGTCCTGCTCGAAGGGACGCCGTCTGACGTTAATATTACCAGCGTTCGCGAGAACCTTGCCAAGATTGAAGGCGTTGCCGAGATCCACGATCTTCATGTTTGGTCGCTTACTTCCGGCGTAAATGCTCTGAGCGTTCACGCCGTACTTGCCGCAGAAGCCGAACACGACGAAGTTCTGACCCGCGTTCACGATTGCTGCACACATGAATTTAAGATCGCTCATGTTACAGCCCAAACTGAACGCGAGGGCTTTGCATGTCACGAAACACATTTATAG
- a CDS encoding ThiF family adenylyltransferase: MSQKLINHSPDLKRLRDEGYVVRILDAFLIVNTIPYVNAQKEVKYGTLVSHLTVAAGAAVNPVDNHVAFWIGEHPCNNDGSEILAIKHSSGEQTLADGLLVGHSFSNKPEGGYPNYFEKMNTYAEIISAPAASIDPRVTPKSFRVVESDDDNSSVFHYPDSNSSRAHIYEISQKLKPHKLAIVGLGGTGSYLLDLIAKTPVAEIHLFDGDLFCQHNAFRSPGAPSAEDLDRPQQKVNYFAELYGKMHKRIIAHPVHVTAANVDELEEMNFVFLAMDGGTHKATIINKLEQSNVAFIDTGIGLDVTTDELIGQIRVTCSTANHRGHVKNRIDVSDADPVDLYQTNIQIAELNAMAAVLAVIKWKKMAKFFQDLGEEHNSIYAINTNELINEDS, translated from the coding sequence ATGTCACAAAAACTGATAAATCATAGTCCCGACCTCAAGCGTCTTCGTGATGAGGGTTATGTCGTGCGAATTCTGGATGCGTTTCTCATTGTAAACACCATCCCGTACGTTAACGCTCAGAAAGAAGTCAAATACGGAACTCTCGTCAGCCACCTCACGGTGGCTGCGGGAGCCGCCGTAAATCCTGTCGACAATCATGTAGCATTCTGGATTGGCGAACATCCTTGTAATAACGACGGTTCCGAGATACTTGCGATAAAGCATTCAAGTGGCGAACAAACGCTCGCCGACGGACTGCTTGTTGGGCATTCATTTTCGAACAAGCCCGAGGGTGGCTATCCCAACTACTTCGAGAAGATGAATACCTATGCAGAGATCATCTCAGCCCCCGCGGCATCGATCGATCCCCGTGTAACGCCAAAATCATTTCGCGTCGTGGAGAGCGATGACGACAACAGCTCCGTTTTTCACTATCCTGACTCAAATTCGAGCCGTGCCCACATATACGAGATTTCGCAGAAGCTAAAACCACATAAGCTGGCTATCGTAGGTCTCGGTGGAACTGGTTCGTATTTGCTCGATTTAATCGCGAAAACCCCAGTAGCAGAAATTCACTTGTTCGATGGTGATTTATTCTGTCAGCATAATGCCTTTAGGTCACCTGGAGCACCTTCAGCCGAAGATCTGGATCGACCGCAGCAAAAGGTTAATTACTTTGCCGAGCTTTACGGCAAGATGCATAAGCGGATTATCGCCCATCCTGTCCACGTTACCGCCGCGAATGTCGATGAGTTGGAAGAGATGAACTTCGTATTTCTTGCAATGGACGGTGGAACCCACAAGGCTACAATCATCAATAAGCTGGAGCAGAGCAATGTTGCGTTTATCGACACGGGGATCGGTCTAGATGTCACGACCGACGAACTTATTGGCCAGATACGCGTCACGTGCAGCACTGCGAATCACCGTGGTCATGTAAAGAACCGCATCGACGTGTCCGATGCCGATCCTGTCGATCTGTACCAAACGAATATCCAGATTGCAGAGCTTAATGCAATGGCCGCCGTATTAGCGGTGATCAAGTGGAAGAAGATGGCGAAGTTCTTTCAGGACCTGGGCGAGGAGCACAACAGCATCTACGCAATAAATACAAACGAGTTGATAAATGAAGACTCTTGA
- a CDS encoding multiubiquitin domain-containing protein, with amino-acid sequence METQNTAAAASRKDELAIIVNGREVIWGERKISFEQVVKLAFGTIVNSDTTIYTVTYSKGPAENPKGSMVKGNVVKVRDGMVFNVTKTDKS; translated from the coding sequence ATGGAAACTCAAAATACAGCAGCGGCGGCGAGCCGCAAAGACGAACTTGCGATCATCGTAAATGGTCGCGAGGTCATATGGGGCGAGAGGAAAATCTCGTTCGAACAGGTTGTCAAACTCGCGTTTGGCACCATCGTTAATAGCGACACCACGATTTACACCGTCACCTATAGCAAAGGCCCCGCGGAAAACCCAAAGGGTTCGATGGTGAAAGGTAATGTAGTAAAGGTCAGGGACGGGATGGTGTTTAATGTCACAAAAACTGATAAATCATAG
- a CDS encoding disulfide bond formation protein B, which yields MSNFERSGKPNQVWLYTAWGIALLSVVGSLFFSEVMLLPPCVLCWYQRIAAYPLVLIIGTGIVLRDSRMKFYALPLCIAGLIISIYHNLLYYGFIPESITPCAEGVPCNAVQIEWLGFITIPLMGLAAFAAITLCLVLYKTREGRL from the coding sequence ATGAGCAATTTCGAGCGAAGTGGAAAACCCAATCAAGTCTGGCTCTACACTGCATGGGGCATTGCGTTGCTATCCGTCGTTGGCAGTCTTTTCTTTAGCGAGGTAATGTTGCTGCCGCCGTGTGTTCTTTGCTGGTATCAGCGGATCGCGGCTTACCCCCTTGTTCTCATCATTGGAACGGGAATCGTTTTGCGTGACAGCCGCATGAAGTTTTACGCCTTACCGCTTTGCATTGCCGGACTTATCATCTCGATATATCACAACTTGCTCTACTATGGATTCATTCCTGAAAGTATTACACCATGTGCTGAGGGCGTTCCTTGTAACGCCGTTCAGATTGAATGGCTCGGATTTATCACCATCCCTTTAATGGGACTTGCGGCATTTGCCGCGATCACTTTGTGTCTGGTGCTTTATAAGACACGGGAAGGACGTTTATGA